The Sesamum indicum cultivar Zhongzhi No. 13 linkage group LG1, S_indicum_v1.0, whole genome shotgun sequence genome includes a window with the following:
- the LOC105157783 gene encoding AT-hook motif nuclear-localized protein 9 encodes MDGREGMTLQGSASYYLNRAGFGGSGGSGPGHNVHGAGGGSATAQAGGINTPPVFKTHSNPNIQVHPNVGISGGSVSGSAFHVENPSSDFAHGMSDRMNMSIVSSSPRGGETVKKKRGRPRKYGPDGANMSLGLSPMSTSTPSSGTVTPGEKPRRGRPPGTGWKQKLAPLGDWMNSSAGLAFTPHVLHIQAGEDVAAKILAFAQQRPRALCILSGSGSVSAVTLRQPTTSGGTVTYEGRFEILCLSGSYLLAESGGPRNRTGGISISVCSPDGHMIGGAIGGKLIAANPVQVVACSFVYGGTKAKNKADSGSTDEKYLLEQQPAENSSTPLSTAPTQNLTPNSGTSVWPLGSRLDVKSSQGGIDLMRG; translated from the exons ATGGATGGGAGAGAGGGGATGACATTACAAGGGTCAGCTTCATATTACCTCAATAGAGCGGGATTTGGTGGTTCTGGTGGTTCGGGGCCTGGCCACAATGTTCATGGTGCTGGTGGAGGTTCAGCCACTGCACAGGCTGGTGGGATAAACACGCCACCTGTTTTCAAGACTCATTCTAATCCTAACATTCAAGTACATCCAAATGTAGGGATCAGTGGAGGTTCTGTGAGTGGTTCAGCATTCCACGTTGAGAACCCCTCATCCGATTTTGCTCATGGAATGAGTGATAGAATGAATATGTCTATCGTTTCCAGTTCTCCCCGGGGTGGGGAGAcggtgaagaagaaaaggggcAGGCCTAGGAAATATGGCCCTGATGGAGCTAACATGTCTTTAGGACTGTCTCCAATGTCTACCTCCACGCCGTCCTCCGGGACTGTCACCCCAGGCGAAAAACCACGCAGAGGGAGGCCGCCAGGAACTGGGTGGAAACAGAAACTTGCTCCACTTG GTGACTGGATGAACAGTTCTGCTGGACTAGCTTTTACTCCACACGTGCTGCACATTCAAGCTGGAGAG GATGTTGCGGCAAAAATATTGGCCTTTGCACAACAGAGACCGAGAGCTTTATGTATCTTGTCTGGTAGTGGATCAGTTTCTGCTGTGACACTACGCCAACCTACAACTTCTGGTGGCACTGTAACATATGAG GGCCGTTTTGAGATACTATGCTTGTCTGGTTCTTACTTGCTTGCTGAAAGTGGTGGTCCACGCAATCGGACTGGTGGTATAAGCATTTCTGTCTGTAGTCCTGATGGCCATATGATCGGTGGTGCGATAGGCGGTAAGCTCATCGCAGCAAACCCCGTGCAG GTGGTTGCATGCAGCTTTGTGTACGGAGGTACAAAGGCAAAGAACAAAGCTGACTCCGGATCAACAGATGAAAAATACCTGCTAGAACAACAACCTGCGGAGAATTCTTCAACCCCACTCAGTACTGCTCCAACTCAAAACCTCACTCCTAACTCCGGAACAAGCGTTTGGCCATTGGGTTCACGGCTGGACGTCAAAAGCTCCCAGGGAGGAATTGACCTGATGCGCGGATAA